The following coding sequences are from one Anaerolineales bacterium window:
- the trxB gene encoding thioredoxin-disulfide reductase, with protein sequence MERVIIIGSGPAGLTAALYTARASLAPLVISGNQLGGQVSITSEVENYPGFPQGTTGPELVELMQKQAERFGARLLIDEVTEVDLHQGSPFRVKTHGEELQAEALIVATGASPRRLGVPGESELIGRGVSFCATCDGFFFRGKQVVVVGGGDSAAEEGLFLTRFAKAVHVVHRRDQLRAGEALKRRAFANEKMSFIWDTVVEEVLGTGKVEAVRLRNLKTGEGSEIPADGVFIYVGHDPNAELFKGQVAMDDHGYLIADQRMMTSVEGVFAAGEIQDPSYRQVASSVGQGCAAGMSAERWLAERT encoded by the coding sequence ATGGAACGCGTGATCATCATTGGATCTGGGCCAGCCGGGCTGACGGCCGCCCTCTACACAGCCCGGGCCAGCCTGGCGCCCCTGGTCATCTCCGGCAACCAGCTCGGCGGGCAGGTGTCAATCACCAGCGAAGTTGAAAACTATCCCGGGTTCCCCCAGGGCACCACCGGGCCGGAATTGGTCGAGCTGATGCAGAAGCAAGCGGAGCGCTTCGGGGCGCGGCTGCTGATCGATGAAGTCACCGAGGTCGACCTCCACCAGGGCAGCCCATTCCGGGTCAAGACTCACGGCGAAGAGCTGCAAGCCGAAGCCCTGATCGTGGCCACAGGCGCCTCACCCCGACGGCTGGGCGTGCCAGGCGAGTCCGAGCTGATCGGGCGAGGGGTGTCGTTCTGCGCCACCTGTGACGGTTTCTTCTTTCGCGGCAAGCAGGTGGTTGTCGTCGGCGGGGGCGACAGCGCCGCCGAGGAAGGCCTATTTCTCACCCGATTTGCCAAGGCGGTGCACGTGGTCCACCGGCGCGACCAGCTCCGGGCAGGTGAGGCCTTGAAGCGCCGCGCCTTCGCCAATGAGAAGATGTCCTTCATATGGGACACCGTGGTCGAGGAAGTGCTCGGCACAGGCAAGGTCGAGGCCGTGCGCCTCCGCAACCTGAAGACCGGCGAGGGCAGCGAGATTCCCGCCGACGGGGTGTTCATCTACGTCGGGCACGATCCCAACGCCGAATTGTTCAAGGGCCAGGTGGCGATGGATGACCACGGCTATCTGATCGCCGACCAGCGCATGATGACCAGCGTCGAGGGTGTGTTCGCCGCCGGCGAGATCCAGGATCCGAGCTACCGGCAGGTTGCCTCGTCGGTGGGTCAGGGCTGCGCGGCCGGCATGAGCGCCGAGCGCTGGCTGGCGGAGCGGACGTGA